In the Salvia miltiorrhiza cultivar Shanhuang (shh) chromosome 8, IMPLAD_Smil_shh, whole genome shotgun sequence genome, gtatgatgtggtactttgtctctatgtgtttggtcgccttgtagctcctgggttccttagaatttgccactgcacccgaattatcacaataaattatgatactcttaggcaaattagggaccactcctagatccaagagatagttccggaaccatatagcctccttagcagcttcagaaacagctacatattcggcttccatggtggagtctgcaatacatttctgctttgcactccgccatgatacggctccacctcccaaggtaaatacatagccagaggtagatctcttcccatcccggtcagcctggaaatccgaatcggtgtaacccaaaggagatagactgtctaattggtaaactagcctataatctcgagtcctcttcaggtacttgagaatatgctttaccgcagtccagtgtcctggtccagggttcgactgatatcttgcaaccatgccaacgacatagcaaatatcaggtctcgtgcaaagcattgcatacatgagactacctacggcggaaacataaggtaccttcctcatttcctcaacctcactaggtgtcttaggacacatgtccttagaaagaggaatgccatgtctgaaaggtagcaagcctttcttggcagcttgcatgctaaaacgagcaatcacagtatcaatgtagaaCGCTttagataagctcaacatccttttctggcgatcacggacaaccttgatccctaggatgtacgctgcatctcctaagtccttcatttgaaactgttcggataaccacttctttatgtccgataatagctcaacattgttgccaatgaggaggatatcatctacataaagtgcaaggaaaaccacgtcgccattggcatctaaacggtacacacaactttcattttcacaacgagtaaatccataggatttaatgacctcgtcaaaacgcttgttccataacctcgaagcttgcttaagtccataaatggacttctttagcttccatacaagatgctcttcgccctttttcacaaactcttcgggttgctgcatatagatgtaccttccttcttcaaggaaaccgtttagaaaagcagttttgacatccatttgccaaatctcaaggttcatgtgggctgctatggcaaggagtattcggatagacttaagcattgcaatcggcgaaaaggtttcatcataatctataccttgttcctgggtataacctttcgccaccagtctagctttaaaagctgcgacttcgccatccgaatctcgctttctcttgtatacccacctactacctatagcttcgaagccatcaggtagttcagtttcctcgtatacatccatagctgtcatggattctatttcagaaaccatggcgtcgtaccatgaatctgcatctagatcttccatcgcttgtctaaagttatcagggtcgatatcATTTTGTTCAttaacaggaagaagatccgaagactctcccaagaacataaatcgatcgggttgaattataaccctcccactacgacgaagcggtggtggtacagctgtgacaatggtttgtgcagtatcctgtggtgcattcacttgcacacttggctggggtgatggaatcgcctgtccattgccttcgatttcttgaaggacaatctcggacttagacttgtgtttatctatataatcatgttccaagaatcgtgcgttggtgctaacaaccactttctgatccttaggattatagaaataaccacctttcgttcctttaggatatcctataaacaacattacttcacatctaggttccaatttcttcgcttccttgtctagcatgtatgcaggacaaccccatatctttatatggtttAGACTGGGCTGGTGCCCATACCATAACTCgacaggagttttaggaaccgatttggaaggcactagattcagcaagtataccgctgtttccaaggcatatccccaaaacgaaataggcaacgatgcataactcatcattgatcataccatttccaaaagagttctatttcttctctccgccacaccgttctgttggggagtacccggtgcagtcaattgggatgtaatccctaaatctgacaagtattgtaAAAattcgttcccgaggtattcgccaccgcgatcagaccgcaatgacttgatagatttacccaatctcttctccacttccgccttgaattctttgaatttctcaaagcattcagacttgcgttgaagtaggtaaatgtacccatatcttgagtaatcatcaatgaaagtgacgaaatactcataccctccacgagcttttgtggacatcggtccacacaagtcggagtgaatcaattctaacacatgcgaggccctattccccttggccttaaaaggccttgccgtcatctttccttctatacaggattcgcaggttctaaatggaacagcttgaaagtctttcaagactccatttgaaacgagcctttggatcctatttagattgatgtggcctaatcttaggtgccatgcatgtgtatattgttcatgagaaaaatatttcctcttattcggattaggacagatttgtgatgtagatgcaacatggacagaatttttaattggacatgtaatagtatagagagagttgttcaaaattccgaagcaaatagtcatgttatttttcatgatagagacacccctatcaaaagtaacagaatattcatccaaaaataactttgaaacagaaattatgttccgccgaaaatccggcacatataaaatatctctcaaaactaaaatgtcatcaccaaaacataaagataaatctccaatagcaacagctgcgaccttcgacgcattgcccatggagatggtgatctcatcactttccagctgccttgtcggcttgaagccctgcaaggtgtaacaaacatgatcagttgcccccgtatccactatccaagaatgagtagaaaacgaagctaaacatgtttcagttactagaacttgtgacgtaccttgtccctttgccttgagcatcggacaatctttcttccaatgcccagtcttgccgcacttgaagcactttccctttcccgTCGGCTTCTTCACACTGTCGGTAGGGCCGtccactttggctttgccactcccactagcttcgttgtcattcttgccctttggacctttccacttcttcttcccgcctttcgacgaagaagcagatcccttggcagcgacaagaatCTCTTTCTCCTtccgcgtgcccatgactccctccgccgtaactagagcattcaacaactcattaagagtatagttggccttgctcataacgacattgagacggaagttctcataagatttagggagagtgttgaggatgatatcgactttggcttcgccttcgataccccctcctagcagatcaagcctgtcaaacaaatttatcatatgcatgacatgatcgtgcacagaactgccatCGCTTATCTTACATgccaagatttctctcatcatgttaaagcggacagatctttcggactccccataaacctcagagagattcAACATGATCGTAGTCGCGTCGTCCAtaccctgatgctggagttgtaaagtttgcgacatagtcatcataatatagcacttggccatattattcgacttgtgccacctcctatgcgcctcacgttccgcatcagttgactgatcagttaaggccgcgggacgtggagtggtaagcacaaaactgtgctcatcagcgtcaagaatatacattatgtggcgttttcattcggtatagttaggaccggtgagtggattgtttgctagaatattaatgatcggagacatagacatatctgaaagtaaacaattaaacatgtaagaacatgaagcacatagttcgtaacaataatatagtaaccttttgataaaaacaatattagtgaaacctccaatcGCTCAAAGAatccatgtgcaagccacgcgggtggacgtttacacacgaactcctcaaccagactagttactagtcgtttaatttccatccatgtcaacttttcttttgacaaaagaaactaatagttggcaccttagcTAGACCATATCAcaatcaagaagggactctgcggggagttgtacattgtacttgatatgatatctaagcaatgaccacaatttaacctcaataattaaattctcaaaattgacatactcactcggaccatgtcgctttcgatttaattattttggttatcttatttaattccattctccaaagtacttgtgagaATTATAcaagcaagccacgcgggtggacgtttactgcataactcccactactttaatggatttaaatatttttatagaaatctcatctgacaaacttatgaaagaacaaatatgaagtaagccacgcgggtggacgtttactcatatcgccaatcactttgtttagagaccgcatgtggaggtctagaaataatttcaattgcttaaaattattaaaactgcttagtcttttaattcaaaaagtttgttcatgctcaagcacataatcctagtcatgctcatctagaacgcaacatgtaagacatgctcgcagaattctaaaacatgcttaagaaaacgataaaactagcatgcttgtctaagcgcagttaataaacacatattaacaagcaaagacaaaacaacatgcaaagagcataaaggattaacaccacgacatgcaaagaacagaaataaagaattaaaattcttcgtgacctattcgtggaatcccaacatctattctatttttaaagaaaaataaaataaaataaacccaAAAACTAAAACTTAGCCCGAACACTTCATccggcccgtctttggaaactagggtttgggccccctagggtttggaaaatcggccacctagggtttggaaaccctaggcgccgccacCTCCCTTGGCGCCCAGCGCGAGCtcggcagcagcccggcgcaccatccggcagcagcagcctccaGCACGGGCGGAACAGCAGCGACAGTGcgtcgcccgctgggcgcgccgGGCGCAAAGCGCGCAGGCGCTGCCCCGGGCGCGCCCCGCCCCCGTCGCTCGCCTCCTCTTCGCCAACCTGACCCGCATCAGCAGCAACAGTCGGGCGCAcgaccagcagcagcagcgcacAGCGAgagcagcggcagcgcgccgcccgctgggcgcgcagcgcgcaggcgcggccccgggcgcgcaccgcccctgccggctgcctCCTCTCCGTCTCGCCCAGCCACCATGCGCAGCAGCCCGTGCAGCGGCAGCGTACACGGCGCACGATCAGGCACGCGCGGCGCACGGCGCGCAAGCGCTCCTGCtcgcgctgccctcggcgccggcaacTTTGCCGCACCGCACCTGCCACGGCACCTCTGTCCACCGTTCTTTCATCGTTGATTCGTTGTCGTGCTCGTCTCGTTCCTcaaatttatagattacaacggaaaaacaaatataatttgaaaaaacctaatctaaccacggatttttctcgtggtgaaaaatgattacaacgtcaaacgacgtattccacgaatcaacagaccacgaagaacaacagcagtaaaaacaacgcacattattaatcgtacataaattaataatagagccaagaaattaatcctgggctctgataccaattgaaggaatattaaattgaattaacgttccgtttgcccgatgatcgtttcttggattattattaatttatcatacaacgattaatcttaaacatgctcctacgaatttaacagctgcacataggtgttaggaatacttacttgtaaagcggatgcagaggtcgttgatgatcgaatcgaaagactccagttctgatcttctcgactgtatcccgctcagctttcaccgttggatggacaacgagctatgaaagtcccaagctagaattCACCCTACATGTTCTGCGCATCctttctgctctcaaaaccctaataattatcagtgtgtttttcctgagagctgacagctgtattttataataaaatacaagGGAGGGGGCGCCAGATATGAGTGaggggcgatttctagccctacttgggctaggagacattgggccagtccagggaccagatacaaggaataaagatgggcctcaaataaattaatttatctatggtcagcccagaccataattaatttataaatatcagttcattccactagagaaccgatattgacttacccctttattgccggtgatgagacggggcttgtatttagacttattaaatcctcgtatttaaaatatccgacatccattaattaattatagctctgacagccttaattaattaatctctttgtaatccttaagcagtaccactcaaaacttattattgcgcctgaacttaatcaacctgcagggtttaacgtaataaacattattgagttccttaaggggatgtcattatcctatacggatacgagtactaatacagataatcaaatatcatatattaaccgctatcacccaagatacagagtactcaagttactatataactctcgctcatagtaaattaaagtgataaacgaatcaacatatatatctgaaatcttattaatattaagattttattaagtcaccgagatctggattcttcacttaagtcagatagaagaatacatctcactgtggtcctatcaatacgttatgacgtaccggTATAGACAAGtaatcaagacaaactacttccatctataccgcagcctaaaccaataacttgtcctagagttgtttcggctgtgattatattatatctctaaaggttattccaattatacggtcttctgtgatctacaacacaccatataatctacttatatagagataaagaacatacatatacaatcatgaacccaatcagataggagataaaatagggaacacatgaatcattgtatacaagcataaaacgttcttgctttcagtatacaaatccaacatttcTGCACTGCCTGCACTAGTTCAGTTTCATTTGAGCTAACTGCCTGCACTTGCAAGCTTTGAATAGCCCTAAACCAACCTAAATCATTGATGTTGGTGTCTGGACTATTTGGAGGTTGATGAATAATTCGAATATCAAATCCATTTGCACTTGCAGCTGCTCTAAAATCAGGATCATCATCTTTTATATGGGGCTTAGCATTATCTTGCTGTATGTATATAGTTTTGCTTGCAAATTGGGGCCACTTGGCCATGATTGCAGGTATAAGCTGTATATGTAGAGAGAAAAAACTGAAATTATTGATCTTACACATGAACTAAAATGAGCTCAACATAATAAAACCAATCATCTTTGAGTTACAATGCATACATAGCTCCTGTGAACCCCATACCTTGTAGATGTACATGTCTTTCATCACTTGTTTAGTGATGGACTGAATTGGCTTCTCTTCTAAGGTTCCAGCCTCCCGGTTCTTTGATTCTCGCTTCGCTGGTACCATCTCAGTGAACGGGAAAATCTCTATCTTCCCATCGAATAATACACTTCCATCTTCATCAAATAACGGCCTACACACTGCACATAGGAACATAATCTTTTTGATGAACTTTTTACTTTTACATGTGCGGTGTGGGTCGATTTCTGCTGGAGTCAAGTAAAATTTGTGATTTACTTTGCTCATGTAGAACCACTTCTCATCAGCATGAATAACATTGTGCATGTTATTGAACTTGAGGACATTGCATATTCTGTCATACACAACTTGTTGTAGAGAGAACCGCAGCCGTAATAACTTGTTGGGGGCTGTTAAATCTGGTCGAATGGCACTAGAATGAGGTCTGATCAGCCCCTTTGATATCCATCTACCAACTGTGCTCTTTGAGCAGTTTATGCCAGTTGCAAGCCTTCGAATTGTACCCCTTTTGTGCAATTCAAGACTTGAAATGAGTTCCAAATCTATGTGCACTCTTTTCCTTTGACTCTTACTGATTTTTTTGCTTTGAACGGTGACCAACTGACCTTGTGCATGTTCGTCTTTTGCAGCCTTCCACAAACGGGCGATAGAACTCCGACAGCATCCCCATTTCTCCGTGGCTGCCTTGGCCGTCCCATAGTGAAGCTTCCCATTTGATGAgttttgaagaagaaacaaaGCAATGGCTTGTCGTTCGGCCCCGCTGAGATCTTTCCTTCTTgtcattctctttttttttttttttggtggaaGCAGTTTTTGTAGAAGAATTTGGGGCGAAATGCTGCCCAAATTTTGGTGTAGTAAGAATGTGCAACCACCTCCTTTTATAGGGTTGTAAAGATAACTTTTGGTGgcaattttaattgaaaagTGGCGCCAGTTTTTTTCATGTTTAATGAATTGTGTTTTTTGGCTATTTGGAGGGAATTAGGCAGCGGCAGTTTTgggaaatgaaaaaaaaaatgctaatggagaaaaaaggaataaataggaataaaaaaaatgtggcaGAAATTAATTTAAGTAGATTTtcgaatttaaattttttaagttTAAAATTTGAAGTCAAAAGTTAAAATAAAGGTCAAATAATTCATTAAACAATACCTAATCAAAATACTAATGGAGGTGGGCCATATCACTTTAACACCTAAACCActactccttaatctccgtgcccaaatgaattGTGTTTTAaatattgggacgaagggagtatattgaAGAAAATTTGATAAAGGTATTATACATtctttattataatttttaaatacaaaCATATTACTCCCCCTGTCCTGTGAAAATAGTCctaattttctattttggggTGTCACAAAATATAGTCATAATCCATTTATGGACACTACCCCACAATACATTACCCTCcatatattaacttatttacATATTCTACCACGTGGTGGGACCATccctccactcacaatacaattaattattattattacctttatggtgggaccatttctccactcataatatacttaaccacttttattaaaactcgtgtcactccctcctaggactatttttacagggcggagggagtataatgttAAAATTTCAAGAATGACGCTCACTCCAGTGGATCTAAGATTGCCATTTAAGTTCCAGCGGCATCAATTTTCTCTTATTGTTTCATATGCAATTACTATTAACAAAAGTCGGGGCCAATCTCTTTCACAAGTTGGTTTAATTTTGCTAAAATCTATTTTTCCACATAATTGTACGTTGTTATTTCGAGAGTTCGTAGTCGtaaagatttgaaaatcttcaTTTCTAATAAGGATAGTGGTGACAATACGACTACTGCCAATGTTGTGTATAAAGAAGTCTTTCAGCATTTATAAAATTCAGAtgcaatatttatataatattgttattatttttgttatgcTTTAATATTTACATGAAAATACTGTACAAAATATAACATATGGTCAACTTTATATGCATCGTGAAAACTACACATTTTATCATCCATTCTGCTACAAATATTTTAGTTataaaaagatttatatttataattttttaaatatttataactattataattgatttaatatttataatatatatacaaaattattttcgtGCATCGCACGTGGGCAACTACTAGTTGAGTTTAATTGCTCAATATTGCTATACGAGTGTATATTCTCTTTTTTCAATAGAAAAATATGGTTTTACTTTTTAAGTCCTTTTTATGGACTGAGAGAATAATAGTGTTTTTGAACTGAAGAAAATTGTATCTTATCTAAGTTAAGGACTTTTTAAGTCCTTTTTATGGACTGAGAAAAGAATAATATTTTTCAGACTCGAACCAAAAATCTTTGACATTAGATATTAACCCCTTACCGATTCGCCAAAACACGTACGCCATGCCTTCATTTATGTCCTCCTCATTGTGGTTGCATGggtaaaaaaataaagagagcAGAGGCCTTCATAAATGTCACTTGTGAATCAGTGTTGATCTATTACATTATCGTAtagaatttctatcataattgTGCATGCAATTATCAAATTGATGTTTGTTCACGTGACTATCCCAAATCAAATTGAAGCCCAATTTGTTTGAAATGGTTCATCGGCCCATAAATATTCTCAGCCTATCTAATAACATGGTAgaaaatctcttattttaatatttcaagaatttatcatatttattaaaaaagttTCCGATGAATTGGTGGTTGACAATTACCAAACAAGAAAATTCGAAAACGACATCTAAAAGTTATAAAATAGATCAAAGTTTTATTCATTCTTAAATCAGTggacacaatatatatataaatcaaatcAGCCAAAGAGCAGCAACATCAAAATTCTTCTCCTCatttaaataatactaatatttttctaaaaaagTAGACAACCCTAAAAGATGTCAAGCTTCACCACTGTATCTATAAATACTACCGACAGAGAAAAGGCTGTGAAATTGTGAACTGAGGCATGCAAATAAATTTTGAAGAGGTCGAATTTGCCCTTCATCCACCAAAAAGCCGTACGATGTTTCCCGCCTCAGAAATGGCGTGCAACAAAATATCGGGAAAATTAAAAGGAGAGGCTAAGCTGATTGCTTTGCGAAAAGACCTAAACGCCCCCCACATGTAGAGGTGTTTTCTTATGTccctaaattatttttcttttaacaCATGCTGTTTCCTTATGTCcctaaattaattttgttttaaattattttagactTTAAAACTATTGGCTCTCGAGAACTATTGCCAGGCACAGGCTCCATTATGCTCTCACATGTGTCATCAAACTATACATGTAggaatataaaaatatcaattgATTGATGAGTTGGAACGAAGTCACTCTCATATAATCATATTTCAAGAGCTATATCGGATCAAATAAGACCCCACTGGACCAAATCCGACCCGTATAATATCAATATGGGTCgagttaaattttttattattattttattgtcaTAAATGAGATAAATTGAGCTTTACCCCATATCAAAATATAACTTTTTTAAATGTCTATTTAACTATTTCGTGTAATTTGCAAGTATTGCACATAAACATGAGTTCACTTAATACACACTGATGTATCAATTAGGTTCGTATGAATATACAGAGAGAGAATAAATAATCCAATTAGAATTACTATCTTTTAAATGAGAATTGATAatgaataatttaataaaattcacGAATAAAGTAATATAATGCACGACTAGTCATTTTTACTTGAGTTGGAATTTGGAAAGGGACGAAAATTTGACCACATTAACCGAATACAGCTATTCGgagattatattaatttatttgtaatttttattaatttattaattatttttatttttcacaaaaaataatattcttaTTGGATGattggatctcaattttttactccctccgtcccgcgaagcgtgacccatttcttttcggcacgtaaATTAAGGAGAGTATGTTTATTGATTTAAGTGTCTTTGCtaataaagtgaataagtgTTTAAGGATTGCTTTTATTATGTCTATTATTATTCCTTTTATTTTGACAATTTGATCTTCATAAtttctttataaattaattaatatgattAGTTAAAtatggttaattaattaaatatttaaataatcaaAATACTGAAACATATTAAAGCTGAAATTGTTAAAGCAAGTACACGAATACTGAAACATATTTAAATAATCAAAATACTGACACCTATTAAAGCAAGTACACGAATTCTTAAAACTGAAATTGTTTGAAAATCCCCCGAAAAAATTGGCGGCAGTACAAGGGATACTCCAATATTTCATTGTCTGCGAAAATTTCCCACCAAAACCTAAATTACAAGTCTATTTAAGAGAGTTACACCACAAAGAAACATAACAAGCTAACAACAAAAAAAACCTAGCAAGCTAAAATGGGGAAAGATCTCACTACAACACAAAGAAACCAAATGGTGCAATTCATCCTCCAAGGCAGCATTGATGGGAAGCCGAAATATGGCAGAATACTTGAAGCCGTTCAGAAATTCTCAACCTCTCGTTCCACTGTTACTCGACTGTGGAGGGCTGCAAGAAAGCAACATCAAGCAGGTGAAGTTATAAATAGTGTAAGTCGAAAGATTACTACAAAACGTAGAACTCAAGTTCATCTAGATTTGACTGTTCTATCAAATCTCGAATACACCAAGCGAGGCACGATTAGGAAGCTTGCAGTTGGTCTAGAAATCAGTAAGAGCACCATTGGCAGGTGGGtgaaatttggaaaaaaatcaGAGCACACACAAGTGCTCTAAAACCAGATTTGACAGCCACCAACAAGCTATTGAGGCTGCGATTCTCACTTGAATCCTTAGAATTGGATAGGATTcttaataaaatcaaattcagAGATATGCATAACACCGTGCATATAGACGAGAAGTGGTTTTACATTACTCGAGGTTCACATAGATACTACTTAGCACTCGGAGAGCCCGAGCCACACCGAACATGTAAAAGCAATAAATTCATTACCAAGATCATGTTTATGTGCGCTGTAACAAGGCCATTGATAGCAGAAAATGGCACTGTTTTATTTGATGGTAAAATAGGTATATTTCCATTCACCATCCAAGTTCCAGCTAAGAGAAATAGTAGGAACAGACAAGCTGGCACCCTTGAGACTAAAGCAATCGAAACAAATACGGCTCATCAAAACAAGTTCAGAGCACCAAATCAAAACAAATACGGCTCATCAAAATAAGTTCAGAGCACCAAATCAGAACAAATACAGCTCATCACAACAAGTTCATAGCaacaaatcaaaacaaataCGGCTCATCACAACAAGTTCAGAGCACCACCAACAACAATTCAGAGCACCACTATCAAATTCAAAGCAACACACATCAAATTCAGAGCAACACACAACAATTCAGAGCACCACTATCAAATTCAGAGCAACATGCAACAATTCAGAGCAACACACATCAAATTCAGAGCAACACACCAACAACAATTCAGAGCACCACTATCAAATTCAGAGCAACACGCAACAATTCAGAGAAACACACAACAATTCAGAGCACCACTATCAAATTCAGAGCAACAAGCAACAATTCAGAGCAACACACATCAAATTCAAAGCAACACACAACAATTAGAACAACATCACCTCATCAAGGGATAAGAAACCCTTATCTTTGCACTGTTTATCGGCTATGGCAACACACTCGGCCCACTCCTCCGTGCTCGGCTTCCAAGGAAAATAGACATGGGAGAAATCCATGGGCGACATCACCTCCTCTCCAGTTTCGCACCGTGCTTCCTCCATGCCACCGGCGACCCCAAGTCCAC is a window encoding:
- the LOC130998475 gene encoding uncharacterized protein LOC130998475; translation: MTRRKDLSGAERQAIALFLLQNSSNGKLHYGTAKAATEKWGCCRSSIARLWKAAKDEHAQGQLVTVQSKKISKSQRKRVHIDLELISSLELHKRGTIRRLATGINCSKSTVGRWISKGLIRPHSSAIRPDLTAPNKLLRLRFSLQQVVYDRICNVLKFNNMHNVIHADEKWFYMSKVNHKFYLTPAEIDPHRTCKSKKFIKKIMFLCAVCRPLFDEDGSVLFDGKIEIFPFTEMVPAKRESKNREAGTLEEKPIQSITKQVMKDMYIYKLIPAIMAKWPQFASKTIYIQQDNAKPHIKDDDPDFRAAASANGFDIRIIHQPPNSPDTNINDLGWFRAIQSLQVQAVSSNETELVQAVQKSSGYGRRDYDHVESL